One Terriglobia bacterium DNA segment encodes these proteins:
- a CDS encoding protein kinase, with protein sequence MASPASMVGKTLGHYRILDQVGAGGMGVVYRARDERLERDVALKVLPPGSLADDSARKRFRKEALALSRLNHPNIATVFDFDCQEGIDFLVTELIPGITLDEKLAAGPLPEKETLQIGVQLADGLEAAHREGVVHRDLKPGNLRLTPEGRLKILDFGLATRVGLVGQASVTQSVLDAGPVGTLAYMAPEQLRNENVDARADIWAAGVVLYELATGRRPFDSKTATALADDILHQLPPAPQLLQPRLSPRLADIIAKCLEKDPENRYQSAKELLVDLRRLSGSSSSPSVAIAPSSPPAVRGVSLRAVSVAAAGLVLLVIIGMMANLGGLRDRLFPGAKASHIRSIAVLPLENLSRDPEQEYFADGMTEALIAELSRIKALKVISRTSVMQYKGTRKPLPQIARELGVDAVVEGSVLREGNQARITVQLIEGATDQHIWADSFQRELRNILSLQGEVAASIAREIRIAVTPEEQTRLTHVAAVDPEAHELTLKARFLMQQESTNRESLERGLAMLRQALQLDPTYAPAYAALSHAYEAIAGVGYKPMREACPEFRAAADKAIELDPALGEAYASRAMAHLECDWDWAGALADAQQAVQLSPGSSVVHNTYAWILSPLGRHQEALEQSRIAAQLDPLSISFAVDRAWFLYYARRYDESAEECRRVLAFAPENIFAKWQLGVTLTAMGKYDEAIATFLSRKVPTAGTNWALGYAYGRAGKRDEARRVLDFLLEKRKHQFIWPGIIAVVYIGMDDKDKAFEWLETTYKEREVWLSWMKVSPMYDPIRSDPRFQDLQRRMNFPP encoded by the coding sequence ATGGCGTCGCCCGCTTCCATGGTTGGGAAGACGCTGGGTCATTACCGGATCCTGGATCAGGTCGGTGCGGGTGGCATGGGCGTGGTGTACCGGGCGCGCGACGAGCGTCTGGAACGCGATGTCGCTCTGAAGGTTTTGCCGCCCGGCTCCCTGGCCGATGACTCCGCCCGCAAGCGTTTCCGCAAGGAAGCCTTGGCCCTCTCCCGCCTCAACCACCCCAACATCGCCACCGTATTCGACTTCGACTGTCAGGAGGGGATCGACTTCCTGGTCACGGAGCTGATTCCGGGCATAACGTTGGACGAAAAGCTTGCGGCCGGTCCGCTGCCGGAAAAGGAGACCCTCCAGATCGGCGTCCAACTTGCCGACGGGTTGGAAGCCGCGCACCGTGAAGGGGTCGTCCACCGCGACCTGAAGCCGGGCAACCTGCGGCTCACGCCGGAGGGACGCCTCAAGATCCTGGACTTCGGGCTGGCCACGCGGGTCGGACTCGTCGGCCAGGCGTCGGTGACCCAGAGCGTCCTGGACGCTGGCCCGGTGGGCACGCTGGCCTACATGGCCCCGGAACAACTGCGCAACGAAAACGTGGACGCGCGCGCCGACATCTGGGCGGCGGGCGTCGTGCTCTACGAGCTGGCGACGGGGCGGCGTCCCTTCGACAGCAAGACGGCAACGGCGCTTGCGGACGACATCCTGCATCAACTGCCTCCGGCGCCCCAGCTCCTCCAACCCAGGCTGTCCCCGCGTCTGGCGGACATCATCGCCAAATGCCTGGAGAAAGACCCGGAGAACCGCTACCAGTCTGCCAAGGAGCTGTTGGTGGACCTGAGGCGCCTGAGCGGGAGCAGCTCCTCACCGAGCGTGGCCATTGCACCTTCTTCTCCCCCTGCTGTGAGGGGAGTATCGCTACGAGCCGTGTCCGTGGCGGCCGCTGGGTTAGTCTTGCTGGTCATTATCGGGATGATGGCCAACCTCGGAGGCCTCCGTGATCGGCTCTTCCCAGGGGCAAAGGCCTCGCACATCCGCTCCATCGCCGTCTTGCCTCTGGAAAACCTCTCCCGTGATCCCGAGCAGGAATACTTCGCCGACGGCATGACCGAAGCGCTCATCGCCGAACTCTCCCGCATCAAGGCCCTGAAGGTGATCTCGCGGACCTCGGTGATGCAGTACAAGGGGACGCGCAAGCCGCTCCCCCAGATCGCGCGCGAACTTGGTGTGGACGCCGTGGTCGAAGGCTCTGTCCTGCGCGAAGGCAATCAGGCCAGGATCACCGTCCAGTTGATCGAGGGCGCCACCGACCAGCACATCTGGGCGGACAGCTTCCAGAGAGAGCTGCGCAACATTCTCTCCCTTCAGGGAGAGGTCGCCGCCTCCATCGCGCGCGAGATCCGCATCGCGGTCACCCCGGAAGAACAAACCCGCCTGACTCACGTCGCGGCCGTCGATCCTGAAGCCCACGAGCTCACTCTCAAGGCCAGATTCCTCATGCAGCAAGAGAGCACCAATCGCGAGTCCCTGGAGAGGGGACTGGCCATGCTGCGGCAAGCGCTTCAGCTCGATCCCACCTACGCACCGGCGTATGCTGCGCTCTCCCATGCCTACGAGGCGATCGCCGGGGTTGGGTACAAGCCCATGCGGGAAGCCTGCCCCGAGTTCCGCGCCGCCGCCGACAAGGCCATCGAACTCGACCCGGCCCTCGGCGAAGCTTACGCCTCGCGCGCCATGGCTCACCTCGAGTGTGACTGGGATTGGGCCGGGGCCTTGGCCGACGCGCAACAGGCTGTACAACTCTCCCCTGGGTCTTCCGTCGTCCACAACACGTATGCCTGGATCCTGAGCCCGCTCGGGCGCCACCAGGAGGCACTCGAGCAGAGCCGCATCGCCGCGCAACTGGATCCCCTGTCCATTTCGTTCGCAGTGGACCGTGCCTGGTTTCTTTACTACGCCCGCCGCTACGACGAATCGGCCGAAGAATGCCGCCGCGTGCTCGCCTTCGCTCCCGAGAACATCTTTGCCAAGTGGCAGTTGGGTGTGACATTGACGGCGATGGGTAAGTACGACGAAGCCATCGCCACCTTCCTCAGCCGCAAGGTTCCCACCGCTGGGACGAACTGGGCCCTCGGGTATGCCTATGGCCGCGCCGGCAAGCGCGACGAGGCTCGTCGCGTGCTCGACTTCCTGCTCGAGAAGCGCAAGCACCAGTTCATCTGGCCCGGCATCATCGCTGTCGTCTACATCGGGATGGACGACAAAGACAAGGCTTTCGAGTGGCTGGAGACCACCTACAAGGAGCGGGAGGTCTGGCTCAGCTGGATGAAAGTCAGCCCCATGTACGACCCCATCCGCTCTGACCCGCGCTTCCAGGATCTGCAGCGCCGCATGAACTTCCCGCCGTAA
- the yihA gene encoding ribosome biogenesis GTP-binding protein YihA/YsxC — protein sequence MKVLTRFLLSATSPAQFPAAGPPEIAFLGRSNVGKSSLINSLLGHKVARTSSTPGRTRAINFFEIRFPGRPRPDFVFADLPGYGYAKLSREVSAEWPKFIDPYLRDRPPLILCVALVDINVPPQPSDQHLVEWLRANQRPFVVVATKADKLSGNQRTNSLRALTETLATDAILAYSARTSDGRQELWRRIRESAHPSSLAQP from the coding sequence ATGAAGGTTCTCACCAGGTTTCTCTTGTCCGCCACCTCCCCGGCGCAATTCCCCGCTGCCGGGCCGCCGGAGATTGCCTTCCTCGGCCGCTCCAACGTGGGCAAGTCCAGCCTCATCAATTCCCTGCTCGGCCACAAGGTCGCCCGCACCAGCTCTACCCCGGGGCGCACCCGTGCCATCAATTTTTTCGAGATCCGCTTCCCCGGAAGGCCCCGTCCAGACTTCGTCTTCGCCGATCTTCCTGGATATGGGTACGCCAAATTGTCGCGCGAAGTATCCGCCGAATGGCCCAAGTTCATCGACCCGTATTTGCGTGACCGTCCCCCGCTTATCCTCTGCGTTGCGCTTGTGGACATCAACGTTCCTCCGCAGCCCAGCGACCAGCACCTCGTCGAATGGCTCCGGGCGAACCAGCGCCCTTTCGTGGTCGTCGCCACTAAAGCCGATAAGCTCTCCGGCAACCAGCGGACAAACTCTCTCCGCGCCCTCACCGAGACGCTCGCTACCGATGCGATCCTGGCCTACTCCGCCCGGACTAGTGATGGCCGCCAGGAGCTCTGGCGCCGCATCCGCGAGTCTGCCCACCCCTCTTCACTCGCGCAGCCCTGA
- a CDS encoding M1 family metallopeptidase produces MKKLAMWALVILSATCAWAQRLPDTAIPSHYSITFAPDLKNATFAGAEKIDVQVKKPGNTIVLNAVDLAFDIAAITQNGMTQDAKVSLDPKVEMATLTVEKALAAGPAEIDIKFHGKLNDQLRGFYLSKTKERNYAVTQFEPTDARWAFPSFDEPAMKATFDIRLMIDKGDTAISNGKIIQDEPGPGEDKHTLTFSTTPKMSTYLVAMAVGDFECIEGSADNIPVRICDVPGRKHLLTFALESAEANLKYFNRYYAIKYPFGKLDVIAFPDFSAGAMENTAAITYRETLLAIDDQRSSVGLHKEVTDVLSHEMAHQWFGDLVTMKWWDDIWLNEGFATWMSPKPLAAWKPEWHVEMDAVKNNARAMNLDSLQTTRAIRNPASNTAEISQQFDAIAYEKSAAVLRMVESYLGEETFRDGVNAYLKEHAYGNATSEDFWNTLTRVSKKPADKVISSFVIQPGVPVVNVASKCESGNTVVTLTQERFAYNPAVTESSNAVWQIPVCLKVPGSAARCELMTEKKQSLTLKGCASYVFGNADARGYYRTGYDSATLRKVAATSEKDLNGPERAQLLNDAWAMVRAGRNNAEDFLAVVQGLEGEREYGVMSLEGAYLRYVSDYLVTDADRAQYEGWVRNLLHPLAEDLGYHTAPNDSDDTKQLRASVLLTLGHAGRDPKVLKVAREMTEQALESSNEVDPSLFGNMVEVAAMYGDAALYDKIAAKLSDTKIPPNEYYTWVYALTEFRDPKLLERTLRYIAGPNVRNQDASLMVGAVWQNPAGMQPGWEFLKANWPQLKAKFATYTTGEIAGSARTFCDVGMRNDVKSFFSQKAPDATRILNRTLESIDNCVRLKQQQEQRLAAWLKQKGGASGQQYAVE; encoded by the coding sequence ATGAAGAAACTCGCGATGTGGGCCCTGGTCATTCTGTCCGCAACCTGCGCATGGGCCCAGCGCCTGCCGGATACCGCGATACCCAGCCATTACAGCATCACTTTCGCACCCGACCTAAAGAACGCGACGTTCGCGGGCGCGGAGAAGATCGACGTCCAAGTGAAGAAGCCGGGCAACACGATCGTGCTTAACGCGGTGGACCTGGCGTTCGACATCGCGGCGATCACGCAGAACGGGATGACCCAAGATGCGAAGGTGTCGCTGGATCCGAAAGTAGAAATGGCGACACTCACGGTGGAGAAGGCGCTGGCGGCGGGCCCGGCGGAGATCGACATCAAGTTCCACGGCAAGCTGAACGACCAGCTCCGCGGGTTCTACCTGAGCAAGACGAAGGAGCGGAACTATGCGGTGACACAGTTCGAGCCGACCGACGCGCGGTGGGCGTTCCCGTCGTTCGACGAGCCGGCGATGAAGGCGACGTTCGACATCCGTCTGATGATCGACAAAGGCGATACGGCGATCTCGAATGGAAAGATCATCCAGGACGAGCCGGGGCCGGGGGAGGACAAGCACACGCTGACATTCTCGACCACGCCGAAGATGTCCACCTACCTGGTGGCGATGGCGGTGGGGGACTTCGAGTGCATCGAGGGAAGCGCGGACAACATCCCGGTGCGAATCTGCGACGTGCCGGGGCGGAAGCACCTGCTGACATTCGCGCTGGAATCGGCGGAGGCGAACCTGAAGTACTTCAACCGGTATTACGCGATCAAGTACCCGTTTGGGAAGCTGGACGTGATCGCGTTCCCGGACTTCTCGGCGGGCGCGATGGAGAACACCGCGGCGATCACCTACCGCGAGACGCTGCTGGCCATCGACGACCAGCGCTCGTCGGTCGGCCTGCATAAGGAGGTGACCGATGTCCTGTCGCACGAGATGGCGCACCAGTGGTTCGGAGACCTGGTGACGATGAAGTGGTGGGACGACATCTGGCTGAACGAAGGCTTCGCGACCTGGATGAGCCCGAAGCCACTGGCGGCGTGGAAGCCCGAGTGGCACGTCGAGATGGACGCGGTGAAGAACAACGCCCGGGCCATGAATCTGGACTCGCTGCAAACCACCCGAGCCATCCGCAATCCAGCCAGCAACACGGCGGAGATCAGCCAGCAGTTCGACGCCATCGCGTATGAGAAGTCGGCGGCGGTGCTGCGGATGGTCGAGTCGTACCTAGGCGAGGAAACATTCCGCGACGGCGTGAACGCGTACCTGAAGGAGCACGCGTACGGCAACGCCACCTCGGAGGACTTCTGGAACACGCTGACGCGGGTGTCGAAGAAACCGGCGGACAAGGTGATTTCGAGCTTCGTGATCCAGCCGGGAGTGCCGGTGGTGAACGTGGCCTCGAAGTGCGAGAGCGGGAACACGGTGGTCACGCTCACCCAGGAGCGTTTCGCGTACAACCCCGCGGTCACAGAGAGTTCCAATGCGGTGTGGCAGATCCCGGTGTGTTTGAAGGTCCCGGGGAGCGCGGCGCGCTGCGAGCTGATGACGGAGAAAAAGCAATCGTTGACGCTGAAGGGCTGCGCATCGTACGTGTTCGGCAACGCCGACGCGCGCGGCTACTACCGCACCGGCTATGACAGCGCGACCCTGCGCAAGGTCGCGGCGACGTCTGAGAAGGACCTGAACGGGCCGGAGCGGGCGCAACTGCTGAACGACGCCTGGGCGATGGTGCGTGCCGGGCGCAACAACGCGGAGGACTTTCTGGCCGTGGTCCAGGGCCTCGAAGGCGAGCGCGAGTACGGCGTGATGTCGCTGGAGGGAGCGTACCTGCGCTATGTCTCGGACTACCTGGTGACGGATGCCGACCGGGCGCAGTATGAGGGCTGGGTGCGCAACCTGCTGCACCCGCTGGCGGAGGACCTCGGATATCACACGGCCCCGAACGACAGCGACGACACCAAACAATTGCGGGCCTCGGTACTGCTGACGCTGGGCCATGCCGGGCGCGACCCGAAGGTGCTCAAAGTAGCGCGCGAGATGACGGAGCAGGCGCTGGAGAGCTCGAACGAAGTGGATCCGTCGCTGTTCGGGAACATGGTCGAGGTCGCCGCCATGTACGGAGACGCGGCGCTGTACGACAAGATCGCGGCCAAGCTGAGCGACACCAAGATCCCGCCCAACGAGTACTACACCTGGGTGTACGCACTGACCGAGTTCCGCGATCCCAAGCTGCTGGAGCGGACGCTGCGGTACATCGCCGGGCCGAACGTGCGCAACCAGGATGCCAGCCTGATGGTGGGCGCGGTGTGGCAGAACCCAGCGGGCATGCAGCCGGGATGGGAGTTCCTGAAGGCGAACTGGCCACAGCTCAAAGCGAAATTCGCCACATACACCACCGGCGAGATCGCCGGAAGTGCGCGCACTTTCTGCGATGTGGGGATGCGCAACGACGTGAAGTCGTTCTTCTCGCAGAAAGCACCCGATGCGACTCGCATCCTGAACCGCACACTGGAGAGCATCGACAACTGCGTGCGCCTGAAGCAGCAGCAGGAGCAACGGCTGGCGGCGTGGCTGAAGCAGAAGGGCGGGGCGTCGGGGCAGCAGTACGCAGTAGAGTAG
- the hutI gene encoding imidazolonepropionase encodes MPTEKTLLLTNIGQLLTLRGAKGPRRGAELRELGIVEDGAVLCAGGKIVSAGTTKDALRDPWIKKNRKKIEEIDCAGKVVVPGFVDSHTHLIFAGPRLVDFEKRVAGATYEEIAEAGGGIRSSVAGVRKAPVKELAAKALAALEEMGAQGTTTVEAKSGYGLSTEAEIKSLEAIREAAAQWPGTVVPTLLGAHVVPPEFKGKPEKYVREVAEKMIPQAAKKKLAAFVDIFCDRGAFTVEDAERIFEAAQKHGLEVRAHMCQLTASEVWRLLRFKPASLDHMDCVGDEDIPQLARRDTVVTLLPGANYFLGLKQYPDARRMIEAGVPVALATDYNPGTSPTTSMAFVMSLACTQMKMTPAEAIAAGTINGAHALRLGERKGSIETGKDADLAVFDVGDYREIPYWVAGNRCQATVLNGQLTIPSGGRLQAGALVRPGRTFRF; translated from the coding sequence GTGCCTACCGAAAAAACGCTTCTCCTGACCAATATCGGGCAGTTGCTGACGCTGCGTGGCGCGAAAGGGCCGAGGCGCGGGGCGGAGCTGCGTGAGCTCGGCATCGTCGAGGACGGTGCGGTGCTGTGCGCGGGCGGGAAGATCGTGTCGGCGGGGACGACGAAGGACGCGCTGCGTGATCCGTGGATCAAGAAGAACAGGAAGAAGATCGAGGAGATCGACTGCGCGGGGAAAGTGGTGGTGCCCGGGTTCGTGGATTCGCACACGCACCTGATCTTCGCCGGGCCTCGGCTAGTGGATTTCGAGAAGCGGGTGGCAGGCGCGACATATGAGGAGATCGCGGAGGCGGGTGGGGGGATCCGGTCGAGTGTTGCGGGCGTTCGGAAAGCGCCGGTGAAAGAGCTGGCGGCAAAGGCGCTGGCGGCGCTGGAAGAGATGGGAGCGCAGGGGACGACGACGGTCGAAGCCAAGTCGGGGTATGGGTTGAGTACGGAGGCGGAGATCAAATCCTTGGAGGCGATCCGGGAGGCGGCGGCGCAATGGCCGGGGACGGTGGTGCCGACGCTGCTGGGCGCGCACGTCGTCCCGCCGGAGTTCAAGGGCAAGCCAGAAAAATATGTCCGCGAAGTGGCGGAGAAGATGATCCCGCAGGCGGCGAAAAAGAAGCTGGCGGCGTTCGTGGACATCTTCTGCGATCGCGGAGCGTTCACGGTCGAGGATGCGGAGCGTATTTTCGAGGCGGCGCAGAAACATGGGCTGGAGGTGCGGGCGCACATGTGCCAGCTCACGGCGTCGGAGGTGTGGCGTCTGCTGAGGTTCAAGCCGGCGTCGCTGGATCACATGGACTGCGTGGGGGATGAGGACATCCCGCAGTTGGCGAGACGGGACACGGTGGTGACGCTGCTGCCGGGGGCGAATTATTTTCTCGGGCTGAAGCAATATCCGGACGCGCGGCGGATGATAGAGGCGGGCGTGCCAGTGGCGCTGGCGACGGATTACAACCCGGGGACGTCGCCGACCACCAGCATGGCGTTCGTGATGTCGCTGGCGTGCACGCAAATGAAGATGACGCCGGCGGAGGCCATCGCGGCAGGTACAATCAATGGAGCGCACGCACTGCGACTGGGGGAGCGCAAGGGGTCGATCGAGACGGGGAAGGACGCCGACCTGGCGGTGTTCGATGTGGGGGATTACCGTGAGATCCCGTACTGGGTGGCGGGAAACCGCTGCCAAGCCACGGTGCTCAATGGGCAGCTAACGATTCCGAGTGGGGGGCGTCTACAAGCTGGAGCGCTGGTGCGCCCTGGGAGAACTTTCCGCTTCTGA
- the hutU gene encoding urocanate hydratase: MPVEKDITASSYTPVKAPRGTQISCKSWQQEAAMRMLMNNLDEEVGERPRDLVVYGGTGRAARSWECFHAIVAALKSLANDETLLVQSGKPVGVFKTHEYAPRVLIANSNLVGHWSNWEKFNELERAGLMMYGQMTAGSWIYIGSQGIIQGTFETFAAAGEKSFGGELSGKLIVSGGMGGMGGAQPLAATMTGACFLGVEVDPERIKKRLKTGYCDFMVNSLDEALRILKNAVRKKENVSVGLVGNCADVVPELASRGVVPDILTDQTSAHDPLNGYVPNGMPLEQALELRRRDPKGYEERSLDAIARHVEGMLALQKMGAVTFDYGNNIRTFAYQRGVKNAYDFPGFVPAYIRPLFCEGRGPFRWVALSGEASDIAVTDDLVLKMFPENRILSRWIELARKRIKFQGLPARICWLGYGERAQFGLAINELVKKGKIKAPIVIGRDHLDCGSVASPFRETEGMKDGSDAVADWPLLNALLNTASGASWVSIHNGGGVGIGYSQHAGQVTVADGTDAMAKRIERVLTNDPGIGVARHVDAGYEQAVEFADKTGVKIPMKK, from the coding sequence ATGCCGGTTGAGAAAGACATCACTGCGTCTTCCTACACGCCTGTGAAAGCGCCGCGCGGCACCCAGATCTCCTGCAAGAGCTGGCAGCAGGAGGCGGCGATGCGCATGCTCATGAACAACCTGGACGAGGAGGTCGGGGAACGGCCTCGCGACCTGGTGGTGTATGGCGGCACGGGGCGGGCGGCGCGGAGCTGGGAGTGCTTTCACGCGATCGTGGCGGCGCTGAAGTCGCTGGCCAACGACGAGACACTGCTGGTGCAGTCGGGCAAGCCGGTGGGCGTCTTCAAGACGCACGAGTACGCGCCGCGGGTGCTGATCGCGAACTCAAACCTGGTCGGGCACTGGTCGAACTGGGAAAAGTTCAACGAACTGGAGCGCGCGGGCCTGATGATGTACGGCCAGATGACCGCCGGGTCGTGGATCTACATCGGGTCTCAGGGGATCATTCAGGGCACGTTCGAGACCTTTGCGGCGGCGGGGGAGAAGAGTTTTGGCGGCGAGCTGAGCGGGAAATTGATTGTCTCGGGCGGGATGGGCGGCATGGGTGGAGCGCAGCCGCTGGCCGCAACCATGACCGGCGCGTGCTTCCTGGGCGTGGAGGTCGATCCGGAGCGGATCAAGAAGCGGCTGAAGACCGGCTACTGCGACTTCATGGTCAACAGCCTGGACGAAGCGCTGCGCATCCTGAAGAACGCGGTGCGCAAGAAAGAGAATGTCTCGGTGGGGCTGGTGGGGAACTGCGCCGATGTGGTGCCGGAGCTGGCGTCGCGGGGCGTGGTGCCCGACATCCTGACCGATCAGACGTCGGCGCACGATCCGCTGAATGGGTACGTGCCGAATGGGATGCCGCTGGAGCAGGCGCTGGAGCTGCGGCGGCGCGATCCAAAGGGGTACGAAGAGCGGTCGCTGGACGCGATCGCGCGGCACGTCGAGGGCATGCTGGCGCTGCAAAAGATGGGCGCGGTCACCTTCGATTACGGAAACAACATCCGCACGTTCGCCTACCAGCGCGGGGTGAAAAACGCGTACGACTTTCCGGGATTCGTGCCGGCATATATCCGTCCGCTGTTCTGTGAGGGGCGGGGGCCGTTCCGCTGGGTGGCGCTGTCGGGAGAGGCGTCGGACATCGCGGTCACCGACGACCTGGTGCTCAAGATGTTCCCGGAGAACCGGATCCTGTCGCGGTGGATCGAGCTGGCGCGGAAGAGGATCAAGTTCCAGGGGCTGCCGGCGCGCATCTGCTGGCTGGGATACGGCGAGCGGGCGCAGTTCGGGCTGGCGATCAACGAGCTGGTGAAGAAGGGGAAGATCAAGGCGCCGATCGTGATCGGGCGCGACCATTTGGATTGCGGCTCGGTGGCGTCGCCGTTCCGCGAGACCGAAGGCATGAAGGACGGCTCGGACGCGGTCGCCGACTGGCCGCTGCTGAATGCGTTGCTGAATACGGCGAGCGGCGCGAGCTGGGTGTCGATCCACAACGGCGGCGGCGTGGGCATCGGGTACTCGCAGCACGCGGGACAGGTGACGGTGGCCGACGGCACGGACGCGATGGCCAAACGCATCGAGCGGGTGCTGACCAACGATCCCGGGATCGGCGTGGCGCGGCACGTGGACGCGGGGTACGAACAGGCTGTGGAGTTCGCGGATAAGACCGGCGTGAAGATCCCGATGAAGAAATAA
- a CDS encoding general secretion pathway protein GspG, with the protein MCAGTVEASGYLLRRHREAVLRNDLALLRATIREYTADEHHAPHRLMDMVEQGYMIEIPVDPITEKADWDPDFADVPESIDRGHFGIVDVHSKSTERGRDGRAYCQW; encoded by the coding sequence ATGTGCGCGGGGACGGTTGAGGCATCGGGGTACCTGCTGCGGCGGCATCGGGAGGCGGTGCTGCGGAACGACCTGGCGCTGTTGCGAGCGACGATCCGCGAGTACACTGCCGACGAACACCACGCGCCGCACCGGTTGATGGACATGGTGGAGCAGGGATACATGATCGAGATCCCGGTCGATCCGATCACGGAAAAGGCGGACTGGGACCCGGACTTCGCGGATGTGCCGGAGTCGATCGACCGCGGGCATTTCGGGATCGTGGACGTGCACAGCAAGTCGACGGAACGAGGGCGGGACGGCAGGGCGTACTGCCAGTGGTAG